From a single Vitis vinifera cultivar Pinot Noir 40024 chromosome 18, ASM3070453v1 genomic region:
- the LOC100255840 gene encoding kinesin-like protein KIN-4A isoform X3: protein MEPGEDCCVKVAVHIRPLIGDERLQGCKDCVTVIPGKPQVQIGTHSFTFDHVYGSTGSSSSAMFEECVAPLVDGLFQGYNATVLAYGQTGSGKTYTMGTGFKDSSQMGLIPQVMNALFNKIETLKHQTEFQLHVSFIEILKEEVRDLLDPSSVNKSETANGHTGKVPVPGKPPIQIRETSNGVITLAGSTEIGVRTLKEMAACLEQGSLSRATGSTNMNNQSSRSHAIFTITLEQMNKLNPAFPSDSGLSESMSEEYLCAKLHLVDLAGSERAKRTGSDGLRFKEGVHINKGLLALGNVISALGDEKKRKEGVHVPYRDSKLTRLLQDSLGGNSRTVMIACISPADINAEETLNTLKYANRARNIQNKPVVNRDPISNEMLKMRQQLEYLQAELCARGGGASSDETQVLKERIAWLEATNEDLCRELHQYRSRCHVTEQCETDAQDVHTCSVKSDGLKRGLSSVDSSDYQMGETIMAGDSREMDEEAAKEWEHTLLQNTMDKELNELNKRLEQKETEMKLFGGLDTVALKQHFGKKIVELEEEKRTVQQERDRLLAEVENRAANSDGQAQKLQDIHAQKLKTLEAQILDLKKKQESQVQLLKEKQKSDEAAKRLQDEIQFIKAQKVQLQQKIKQEAEQFRQWKASREKELLQLRKEGRRNEYERHKLQTLNQRQKMVLQRKTEEAAMATKRLKELLEARKSSARENSGITNGNGTNGQSNEKSLQRWLDHELEVMVNVHEVRFEYEKQSQVRAALAEELAVLKQVDEFALKGLSPPRGKNGLSRVSSMSPNARMARISSLENMLSISSNSLVAMASQLSEAEERERAFTSRGRWNQLRSMGDAKSLLQYMFNSVADTRCQLWEKELEIKEMKDQLKELVGLLRQSELRRKEVEKELKLREQAVAIALATQASAGNVQEKSQSSLKHFADEMSGPLSPMSVPAQKQLKYTAGIANGLVRERVAFIDQTRKMVPVGPLSMKKLAVVGQAGKLWRWKRSHHQWLLQFKWKWQKPWRLSEWIRHSDETIMRARPRTQVLTDKLGSYGNGKGVVNSGCYSSNGSGRNHRDSRNGLGTVMKQS from the exons ATGGAACCTGGAGAGGATTGCTGCGTTAAGGTTGCGGTTCACATCCGACCACTAATCGGTGATGAGAGGCTTCAAGGGTGTAAAGACTGTGTCACTGTCATTCCTGGAAAGCCTCAG GTACAAATTGGAACACATTCCTTTACGTTTGATCATGTCTACGGGAGCACTGGTTCTTCTTCATCTGCCATGTTTGAGGAATGTGTTGCTCCACTTGTTGATGGTCTATTCCAAGGATATAATGCTACCGTCCTTGCTTATGGTCAG ACAGGATCTGGGAAAACATACACCATGGGCACTGGCTTCAAAGACAGTTCTCAAATGGGACTAATCCCTCAAGTGATGAATGCTTTGTTCAACAAGATTGAAACTTTGAAGCATCAAACTGAGTTCCAATTGCATGTGTCCTTCATTGAG ATTTTAAAAGAAGAAGTACGAGACTTGCTGGATCCCAGTTCTGTGAACAAATCAGAGACTGCAAATGGGCACACAGGAAAAGTACCTGTCCCCGGGAAACCACCGATACAAATTCGTGAGACATCAAATGGTGTTATTACATTGGCAGGGTCTACTGAAATTGGTGTCCGTACATTAAAAGAAATGGCAGCTTGCCTAGAACAAGGATCACTGAGCAGGGCAACAGGAAGTACAAATATGAACAATCAATCAAG TCGCTCGCATGCCATCTTCACCATCACATTAGAGCAAATGAATAAGCTCAATCCTGCTTTTCCTAGTGATAGTGGTCTTAGTGAGAGTATGAGTGAAGAATATCTATGTGCCAAGTTGCATTTAGTAGACCTTGCTGGATCAGAACGAGCTAAAAGAACGGGTTCGGATGGTCTACGATTTAAGGAAG GGGTTCACATTAACAAGGGCCTTCTTGCACTTGGCAACGTCATTAGTGCACTTGGtgatgagaaaaaaaggaaagaaggcGTTCATGTTCCTTATCGGGACAGTAAACTTACTCGGCTTTTGCAG GATTCACTTGGTGGTAACAGCAGAACTGTCATGATAg CCTGCATTAGTCCTGCTGATATAAATGCTGAAGAAACTCTGAACACCCTAAAGTATGCAAATCGTGCTCGCAATATCCAAAATAAGCCCGTC GTCAACAGAGATCCAATATCCAATGAGATGTTAAAGATGCGCCAACAACTAGAGTATTTGCAGGCAGAACTGTGTGCACGTGGAGGAGGTGCTTCATCTGATGAAACACAG GTTCTCAAGGAAAGGATTGCTTGGCTTGAAGCAACCAATGAGGACCTCTGTCGGGAACTTCATCAATACCGCAGTAGATGCCATGTTACAGAACAATGTGAAACAGATGCCCAA GATGTTCACACCTGTTCAGTGAAAAGTGATGGGCTTAAAAGGGGCTTGTCTAGTGTGGATTCATCTGATTATCAAATGGGTGAAACCATAATGG CAGGGGATTCCAGGGAAATGGATGAAGAAGCAGCAAAAGAATGGGAACATACACTGCTGCAAAATACAATGGACAAAGAGTTGAATGAGCTAAACAAACGTTTAGAGCAAAAGGAG ACGGAGATGAAACTTTTTGGAGGGCTTGACACAGTGGCACTTAAGCAGCActttggaaagaaaatagtGGAACTAGAGGAGGAGAAAAGAACAGTGCAG CAAGAGAGAGATCGTCTGTTGGCTGAAGTTGAAAACCGTGCTGCTAATTCTGATGGGCAAGCACAAAAATTGCAAGATATTCATGCCcagaaattaaaaacacttgAGGCACAG ATACTGGATCTTAAGAAGAAGCAAGAGAGCCAGGTTCAActtttgaaggaaaaacaaaaaagtgatGAAGCAGCAAAGCGCTTGCAAGATGAAATACAATTTATCAAGGCGCAAAAG GTTCAATTGCAACAAAAGATAAAACAAGAGGCTGAACAGTTTCGACAGTGGAAGGCCTCTCGAGAGAAGGAACTGCTGCAG TTACGGAAGGAGGGGAGGCGGAATGAGTACGAAAGGCATAAACTGCAGACCCTAAATCAGCGTCAAAAAATG GTTCTTCAGCGAAAGACAGAGGAAGCTGCTATGGCCACCAAAAGGCTAAAAGAGTTGCTAGAAGCTCGCAAGTCTTCAGCACGTGAAAACTCAG GTATTACCAATGGAAATGGAACAAATGGGCAG AGCAATGAGAAATCTCTACAACGCTGGCTTGATCATGAGCTAGAAGTCATGGTGAATGTGCATGAAGTTCGTTTTGAATATGAGAAGCAAAGCCAAGT ACGAGCTGCACTGGCAGAAGAGTTAGCAGTGCTGAAACAAGTGGATGAGTTTGCTTTGAAGGGGCTTAGTCCTCCACGAGGAAAGAATGGACTTTCTAG AGTGTCCTCCATGTCACCAAATGCAAGGATGGCAAGAATATCTTCTCTTGAGAACATGCTCAGCATTTCCTCAAATTCACTTGTGGCAATGGCTTCACAACTTTCAGAGGCAGAAGAAAGGGAGCGTGCTTTCACTAGCCGTGGACGTTGGAATCAGTTGCGATCAATGGGAGATGCTAAAAGCTTGCTTCAATATATGTTCAATTCTGTTGCAGACACAAG GTGCCAGTTATGGGAGAAGGAATTAGAAATCAAAGAAATGAAAGACCAACTGAAAGAACTTGTAGGTCTACTACGACAGAGTGAATTACGAAGAAAGGAAGTTGAGAAGGAGCTAAAATTGAGAGAACAAGCTGTTGCCATTGCACTGGCTACACAAGCTTCT GCTGGCAATGTTCAGGAGAAGTCGCAGAGCTCATTGAAACACTTTGCTGATGAAATGAGCGGTCCCTTGTCCCCAATGTCTGTCCCAGCACAGAAACAGCTTAAATATACAGCTGGAATTGCTAATGGCTTGGTCAGGGAGCGGGTAGCTTTTATAGATCAGACACGAAAG ATGGTACCAGTTGGACCATTGTCAATGAAGAAACTAGCTGTAGTAGGACAAGCTGGGAAGCTGTGGAGATGGAAAAGGAGTCATCACCAGTGGCTATTACAGTTCAAATGGAAGTGGCAGAAACCATGGAGACTCTCAGAATGGATTAGGCACAGTGATGAAACAATCATGAGGGCAAGGCCCCGTACACAGGTTCTGACAGACAAGCTGGGAAGCTATGGAAATGGAAAAGGAGTCGTCAACAGTGGCTGTTACAGTTCAAATGGAAGTGGCAGAAACCATAGAGACTCTCGGAATGGGTTAGGCACAGTGATGAAACAATCATGA
- the LOC100255840 gene encoding kinesin-like protein KIN-4A isoform X2, whose amino-acid sequence MEPGEDCCVKVAVHIRPLIGDERLQGCKDCVTVIPGKPQVQIGTHSFTFDHVYGSTGSSSSAMFEECVAPLVDGLFQGYNATVLAYGQTGSGKTYTMGTGFKDSSQMGLIPQVMNALFNKIETLKHQTEFQLHVSFIEILKEEVRDLLDPSSVNKSETANGHTGKVPVPGKPPIQIRETSNGVITLAGSTEIGVRTLKEMAACLEQGSLSRATGSTNMNNQSSRSHAIFTITLEQMNKLNPAFPSDSGLSESMSEEYLCAKLHLVDLAGSERAKRTGSDGLRFKEGVHINKGLLALGNVISALGDEKKRKEGVHVPYRDSKLTRLLQDSLGGNSRTVMIACISPADINAEETLNTLKYANRARNIQNKPVVNRDPISNEMLKMRQQLEYLQAELCARGGGASSDETQVLKERIAWLEATNEDLCRELHQYRSRCHVTEQCETDAQVNDVHTCSVKSDGLKRGLSSVDSSDYQMGETIMGDSREMDEEAAKEWEHTLLQNTMDKELNELNKRLEQKETEMKLFGGLDTVALKQHFGKKIVELEEEKRTVQQERDRLLAEVENRAANSDGQAQKLQDIHAQKLKTLEAQILDLKKKQESQVQLLKEKQKSDEAAKRLQDEIQFIKAQKVQLQQKIKQEAEQFRQWKASREKELLQLRKEGRRNEYERHKLQTLNQRQKMVLQRKTEEAAMATKRLKELLEARKSSARENSGITNGNGTNGQSNEKSLQRWLDHELEVMVNVHEVRFEYEKQSQVRAALAEELAVLKQVDEFALKGLSPPRGKNGLSRVSSMSPNARMARISSLENMLSISSNSLVAMASQLSEAEERERAFTSRGRWNQLRSMGDAKSLLQYMFNSVADTRCQLWEKELEIKEMKDQLKELVGLLRQSELRRKEVEKELKLREQAVAIALATQASAGNVQEKSQSSLKHFADEMSGPLSPMSVPAQKQLKYTAGIANGLVRERVAFIDQTRKMVPVGPLSMKKLAVVGQAGKLWRWKRSHHQWLLQFKWKWQKPWRLSEWIRHSDETIMRARPRTQVLTDKLGSYGNGKGVVNSGCYSSNGSGRNHRDSRNGLGTVMKQS is encoded by the exons ATGGAACCTGGAGAGGATTGCTGCGTTAAGGTTGCGGTTCACATCCGACCACTAATCGGTGATGAGAGGCTTCAAGGGTGTAAAGACTGTGTCACTGTCATTCCTGGAAAGCCTCAG GTACAAATTGGAACACATTCCTTTACGTTTGATCATGTCTACGGGAGCACTGGTTCTTCTTCATCTGCCATGTTTGAGGAATGTGTTGCTCCACTTGTTGATGGTCTATTCCAAGGATATAATGCTACCGTCCTTGCTTATGGTCAG ACAGGATCTGGGAAAACATACACCATGGGCACTGGCTTCAAAGACAGTTCTCAAATGGGACTAATCCCTCAAGTGATGAATGCTTTGTTCAACAAGATTGAAACTTTGAAGCATCAAACTGAGTTCCAATTGCATGTGTCCTTCATTGAG ATTTTAAAAGAAGAAGTACGAGACTTGCTGGATCCCAGTTCTGTGAACAAATCAGAGACTGCAAATGGGCACACAGGAAAAGTACCTGTCCCCGGGAAACCACCGATACAAATTCGTGAGACATCAAATGGTGTTATTACATTGGCAGGGTCTACTGAAATTGGTGTCCGTACATTAAAAGAAATGGCAGCTTGCCTAGAACAAGGATCACTGAGCAGGGCAACAGGAAGTACAAATATGAACAATCAATCAAG TCGCTCGCATGCCATCTTCACCATCACATTAGAGCAAATGAATAAGCTCAATCCTGCTTTTCCTAGTGATAGTGGTCTTAGTGAGAGTATGAGTGAAGAATATCTATGTGCCAAGTTGCATTTAGTAGACCTTGCTGGATCAGAACGAGCTAAAAGAACGGGTTCGGATGGTCTACGATTTAAGGAAG GGGTTCACATTAACAAGGGCCTTCTTGCACTTGGCAACGTCATTAGTGCACTTGGtgatgagaaaaaaaggaaagaaggcGTTCATGTTCCTTATCGGGACAGTAAACTTACTCGGCTTTTGCAG GATTCACTTGGTGGTAACAGCAGAACTGTCATGATAg CCTGCATTAGTCCTGCTGATATAAATGCTGAAGAAACTCTGAACACCCTAAAGTATGCAAATCGTGCTCGCAATATCCAAAATAAGCCCGTC GTCAACAGAGATCCAATATCCAATGAGATGTTAAAGATGCGCCAACAACTAGAGTATTTGCAGGCAGAACTGTGTGCACGTGGAGGAGGTGCTTCATCTGATGAAACACAG GTTCTCAAGGAAAGGATTGCTTGGCTTGAAGCAACCAATGAGGACCTCTGTCGGGAACTTCATCAATACCGCAGTAGATGCCATGTTACAGAACAATGTGAAACAGATGCCCAAGTAAAC GATGTTCACACCTGTTCAGTGAAAAGTGATGGGCTTAAAAGGGGCTTGTCTAGTGTGGATTCATCTGATTATCAAATGGGTGAAACCATAATGG GGGATTCCAGGGAAATGGATGAAGAAGCAGCAAAAGAATGGGAACATACACTGCTGCAAAATACAATGGACAAAGAGTTGAATGAGCTAAACAAACGTTTAGAGCAAAAGGAG ACGGAGATGAAACTTTTTGGAGGGCTTGACACAGTGGCACTTAAGCAGCActttggaaagaaaatagtGGAACTAGAGGAGGAGAAAAGAACAGTGCAG CAAGAGAGAGATCGTCTGTTGGCTGAAGTTGAAAACCGTGCTGCTAATTCTGATGGGCAAGCACAAAAATTGCAAGATATTCATGCCcagaaattaaaaacacttgAGGCACAG ATACTGGATCTTAAGAAGAAGCAAGAGAGCCAGGTTCAActtttgaaggaaaaacaaaaaagtgatGAAGCAGCAAAGCGCTTGCAAGATGAAATACAATTTATCAAGGCGCAAAAG GTTCAATTGCAACAAAAGATAAAACAAGAGGCTGAACAGTTTCGACAGTGGAAGGCCTCTCGAGAGAAGGAACTGCTGCAG TTACGGAAGGAGGGGAGGCGGAATGAGTACGAAAGGCATAAACTGCAGACCCTAAATCAGCGTCAAAAAATG GTTCTTCAGCGAAAGACAGAGGAAGCTGCTATGGCCACCAAAAGGCTAAAAGAGTTGCTAGAAGCTCGCAAGTCTTCAGCACGTGAAAACTCAG GTATTACCAATGGAAATGGAACAAATGGGCAG AGCAATGAGAAATCTCTACAACGCTGGCTTGATCATGAGCTAGAAGTCATGGTGAATGTGCATGAAGTTCGTTTTGAATATGAGAAGCAAAGCCAAGT ACGAGCTGCACTGGCAGAAGAGTTAGCAGTGCTGAAACAAGTGGATGAGTTTGCTTTGAAGGGGCTTAGTCCTCCACGAGGAAAGAATGGACTTTCTAG AGTGTCCTCCATGTCACCAAATGCAAGGATGGCAAGAATATCTTCTCTTGAGAACATGCTCAGCATTTCCTCAAATTCACTTGTGGCAATGGCTTCACAACTTTCAGAGGCAGAAGAAAGGGAGCGTGCTTTCACTAGCCGTGGACGTTGGAATCAGTTGCGATCAATGGGAGATGCTAAAAGCTTGCTTCAATATATGTTCAATTCTGTTGCAGACACAAG GTGCCAGTTATGGGAGAAGGAATTAGAAATCAAAGAAATGAAAGACCAACTGAAAGAACTTGTAGGTCTACTACGACAGAGTGAATTACGAAGAAAGGAAGTTGAGAAGGAGCTAAAATTGAGAGAACAAGCTGTTGCCATTGCACTGGCTACACAAGCTTCT GCTGGCAATGTTCAGGAGAAGTCGCAGAGCTCATTGAAACACTTTGCTGATGAAATGAGCGGTCCCTTGTCCCCAATGTCTGTCCCAGCACAGAAACAGCTTAAATATACAGCTGGAATTGCTAATGGCTTGGTCAGGGAGCGGGTAGCTTTTATAGATCAGACACGAAAG ATGGTACCAGTTGGACCATTGTCAATGAAGAAACTAGCTGTAGTAGGACAAGCTGGGAAGCTGTGGAGATGGAAAAGGAGTCATCACCAGTGGCTATTACAGTTCAAATGGAAGTGGCAGAAACCATGGAGACTCTCAGAATGGATTAGGCACAGTGATGAAACAATCATGAGGGCAAGGCCCCGTACACAGGTTCTGACAGACAAGCTGGGAAGCTATGGAAATGGAAAAGGAGTCGTCAACAGTGGCTGTTACAGTTCAAATGGAAGTGGCAGAAACCATAGAGACTCTCGGAATGGGTTAGGCACAGTGATGAAACAATCATGA
- the LOC100255840 gene encoding kinesin-like protein KIN-4A isoform X4, with amino-acid sequence MEPGEDCCVKVAVHIRPLIGDERLQGCKDCVTVIPGKPQVQIGTHSFTFDHVYGSTGSSSSAMFEECVAPLVDGLFQGYNATVLAYGQTGSGKTYTMGTGFKDSSQMGLIPQVMNALFNKIETLKHQTEFQLHVSFIEILKEEVRDLLDPSSVNKSETANGHTGKVPVPGKPPIQIRETSNGVITLAGSTEIGVRTLKEMAACLEQGSLSRATGSTNMNNQSSRSHAIFTITLEQMNKLNPAFPSDSGLSESMSEEYLCAKLHLVDLAGSERAKRTGSDGLRFKEGVHINKGLLALGNVISALGDEKKRKEGVHVPYRDSKLTRLLQDSLGGNSRTVMIACISPADINAEETLNTLKYANRARNIQNKPVVNRDPISNEMLKMRQQLEYLQAELCARGGGASSDETQVLKERIAWLEATNEDLCRELHQYRSRCHVTEQCETDAQDVHTCSVKSDGLKRGLSSVDSSDYQMGETIMGDSREMDEEAAKEWEHTLLQNTMDKELNELNKRLEQKETEMKLFGGLDTVALKQHFGKKIVELEEEKRTVQQERDRLLAEVENRAANSDGQAQKLQDIHAQKLKTLEAQILDLKKKQESQVQLLKEKQKSDEAAKRLQDEIQFIKAQKVQLQQKIKQEAEQFRQWKASREKELLQLRKEGRRNEYERHKLQTLNQRQKMVLQRKTEEAAMATKRLKELLEARKSSARENSGITNGNGTNGQSNEKSLQRWLDHELEVMVNVHEVRFEYEKQSQVRAALAEELAVLKQVDEFALKGLSPPRGKNGLSRVSSMSPNARMARISSLENMLSISSNSLVAMASQLSEAEERERAFTSRGRWNQLRSMGDAKSLLQYMFNSVADTRCQLWEKELEIKEMKDQLKELVGLLRQSELRRKEVEKELKLREQAVAIALATQASAGNVQEKSQSSLKHFADEMSGPLSPMSVPAQKQLKYTAGIANGLVRERVAFIDQTRKMVPVGPLSMKKLAVVGQAGKLWRWKRSHHQWLLQFKWKWQKPWRLSEWIRHSDETIMRARPRTQVLTDKLGSYGNGKGVVNSGCYSSNGSGRNHRDSRNGLGTVMKQS; translated from the exons ATGGAACCTGGAGAGGATTGCTGCGTTAAGGTTGCGGTTCACATCCGACCACTAATCGGTGATGAGAGGCTTCAAGGGTGTAAAGACTGTGTCACTGTCATTCCTGGAAAGCCTCAG GTACAAATTGGAACACATTCCTTTACGTTTGATCATGTCTACGGGAGCACTGGTTCTTCTTCATCTGCCATGTTTGAGGAATGTGTTGCTCCACTTGTTGATGGTCTATTCCAAGGATATAATGCTACCGTCCTTGCTTATGGTCAG ACAGGATCTGGGAAAACATACACCATGGGCACTGGCTTCAAAGACAGTTCTCAAATGGGACTAATCCCTCAAGTGATGAATGCTTTGTTCAACAAGATTGAAACTTTGAAGCATCAAACTGAGTTCCAATTGCATGTGTCCTTCATTGAG ATTTTAAAAGAAGAAGTACGAGACTTGCTGGATCCCAGTTCTGTGAACAAATCAGAGACTGCAAATGGGCACACAGGAAAAGTACCTGTCCCCGGGAAACCACCGATACAAATTCGTGAGACATCAAATGGTGTTATTACATTGGCAGGGTCTACTGAAATTGGTGTCCGTACATTAAAAGAAATGGCAGCTTGCCTAGAACAAGGATCACTGAGCAGGGCAACAGGAAGTACAAATATGAACAATCAATCAAG TCGCTCGCATGCCATCTTCACCATCACATTAGAGCAAATGAATAAGCTCAATCCTGCTTTTCCTAGTGATAGTGGTCTTAGTGAGAGTATGAGTGAAGAATATCTATGTGCCAAGTTGCATTTAGTAGACCTTGCTGGATCAGAACGAGCTAAAAGAACGGGTTCGGATGGTCTACGATTTAAGGAAG GGGTTCACATTAACAAGGGCCTTCTTGCACTTGGCAACGTCATTAGTGCACTTGGtgatgagaaaaaaaggaaagaaggcGTTCATGTTCCTTATCGGGACAGTAAACTTACTCGGCTTTTGCAG GATTCACTTGGTGGTAACAGCAGAACTGTCATGATAg CCTGCATTAGTCCTGCTGATATAAATGCTGAAGAAACTCTGAACACCCTAAAGTATGCAAATCGTGCTCGCAATATCCAAAATAAGCCCGTC GTCAACAGAGATCCAATATCCAATGAGATGTTAAAGATGCGCCAACAACTAGAGTATTTGCAGGCAGAACTGTGTGCACGTGGAGGAGGTGCTTCATCTGATGAAACACAG GTTCTCAAGGAAAGGATTGCTTGGCTTGAAGCAACCAATGAGGACCTCTGTCGGGAACTTCATCAATACCGCAGTAGATGCCATGTTACAGAACAATGTGAAACAGATGCCCAA GATGTTCACACCTGTTCAGTGAAAAGTGATGGGCTTAAAAGGGGCTTGTCTAGTGTGGATTCATCTGATTATCAAATGGGTGAAACCATAATGG GGGATTCCAGGGAAATGGATGAAGAAGCAGCAAAAGAATGGGAACATACACTGCTGCAAAATACAATGGACAAAGAGTTGAATGAGCTAAACAAACGTTTAGAGCAAAAGGAG ACGGAGATGAAACTTTTTGGAGGGCTTGACACAGTGGCACTTAAGCAGCActttggaaagaaaatagtGGAACTAGAGGAGGAGAAAAGAACAGTGCAG CAAGAGAGAGATCGTCTGTTGGCTGAAGTTGAAAACCGTGCTGCTAATTCTGATGGGCAAGCACAAAAATTGCAAGATATTCATGCCcagaaattaaaaacacttgAGGCACAG ATACTGGATCTTAAGAAGAAGCAAGAGAGCCAGGTTCAActtttgaaggaaaaacaaaaaagtgatGAAGCAGCAAAGCGCTTGCAAGATGAAATACAATTTATCAAGGCGCAAAAG GTTCAATTGCAACAAAAGATAAAACAAGAGGCTGAACAGTTTCGACAGTGGAAGGCCTCTCGAGAGAAGGAACTGCTGCAG TTACGGAAGGAGGGGAGGCGGAATGAGTACGAAAGGCATAAACTGCAGACCCTAAATCAGCGTCAAAAAATG GTTCTTCAGCGAAAGACAGAGGAAGCTGCTATGGCCACCAAAAGGCTAAAAGAGTTGCTAGAAGCTCGCAAGTCTTCAGCACGTGAAAACTCAG GTATTACCAATGGAAATGGAACAAATGGGCAG AGCAATGAGAAATCTCTACAACGCTGGCTTGATCATGAGCTAGAAGTCATGGTGAATGTGCATGAAGTTCGTTTTGAATATGAGAAGCAAAGCCAAGT ACGAGCTGCACTGGCAGAAGAGTTAGCAGTGCTGAAACAAGTGGATGAGTTTGCTTTGAAGGGGCTTAGTCCTCCACGAGGAAAGAATGGACTTTCTAG AGTGTCCTCCATGTCACCAAATGCAAGGATGGCAAGAATATCTTCTCTTGAGAACATGCTCAGCATTTCCTCAAATTCACTTGTGGCAATGGCTTCACAACTTTCAGAGGCAGAAGAAAGGGAGCGTGCTTTCACTAGCCGTGGACGTTGGAATCAGTTGCGATCAATGGGAGATGCTAAAAGCTTGCTTCAATATATGTTCAATTCTGTTGCAGACACAAG GTGCCAGTTATGGGAGAAGGAATTAGAAATCAAAGAAATGAAAGACCAACTGAAAGAACTTGTAGGTCTACTACGACAGAGTGAATTACGAAGAAAGGAAGTTGAGAAGGAGCTAAAATTGAGAGAACAAGCTGTTGCCATTGCACTGGCTACACAAGCTTCT GCTGGCAATGTTCAGGAGAAGTCGCAGAGCTCATTGAAACACTTTGCTGATGAAATGAGCGGTCCCTTGTCCCCAATGTCTGTCCCAGCACAGAAACAGCTTAAATATACAGCTGGAATTGCTAATGGCTTGGTCAGGGAGCGGGTAGCTTTTATAGATCAGACACGAAAG ATGGTACCAGTTGGACCATTGTCAATGAAGAAACTAGCTGTAGTAGGACAAGCTGGGAAGCTGTGGAGATGGAAAAGGAGTCATCACCAGTGGCTATTACAGTTCAAATGGAAGTGGCAGAAACCATGGAGACTCTCAGAATGGATTAGGCACAGTGATGAAACAATCATGAGGGCAAGGCCCCGTACACAGGTTCTGACAGACAAGCTGGGAAGCTATGGAAATGGAAAAGGAGTCGTCAACAGTGGCTGTTACAGTTCAAATGGAAGTGGCAGAAACCATAGAGACTCTCGGAATGGGTTAGGCACAGTGATGAAACAATCATGA